One Streptomyces umbrinus genomic window, CCCCCCACATCGCTTCCGGCGGCACTCTCGGCATCGAGGACGTCGGCGTCCTGCGCAGCATCCTGACAGCCGAGGCCGACCTGGAAAAGGCCCTCACCACCTACGAGCACACCCGCAGCGCCCGCTTCGACACGGTACGCGAGCACTCCACCGCCGTCGAACATGCCGGCGACGCAGTCGAATTCGCGCAACGCTACGCCACGTTCAGCCACTGGATGCTCACCACGGCACCTGCTACCCCATAACCGCCTCCAAGAATTGGGGAATCATTCGTGGAGTTCCGCATCCGTACGACAGGAGGCGCGTAGCACATGCCGGACTGGATAAACCTCGCGGAGTCTTTGATAGCGTCACCCACACTCTACGCCGTACTCATTGCGGTATCCCTACTCGACTCTTTCCTCCCGTTGATCCCGAGTGAACCCGTCGTGATCATCGCAGGCATCGCCGGCGCAACCGGGCAGACGAATATCATGCTTGTCATTGCCTCTACGACGGCCGGTGCCTTTCTCGGCGACCTCGTTCCCTACTCCATCGGCCGGTTGATGGGGGAACGCGCACTAAAGCGCCTGCCAGTTGGCACCAAACGCCGGAAGGCGTATGACCGGTTCGAGCGCGAGCTGGAATTACGCGGCGGTTTTGTGCTCGTCTCCACGCGATTCATTCCGGTCGGACGCTATCTCGCCACGGGAACGGCGGGGGTGGTGAGATACCCGCTGCGCAGGTTCATGTTGTACGTTGCGATTTCCACCTCCACGTGGAGTGCTTATACCGCACTGTCGGGATACCTCGGTGGCGTCTTCTTCCAGGAGAACACGCTCCTTTCCATCGCAGTCGGCGTCGGGTTCGCGCTCGCGGTAACCGGCGCGGTGGAGTTCTCACGGTATGTTCGACGCCGCAACAATCCTGCACACCCCGTACAGAGGCACTGAGTTGACGCGCCGGCATCGGCGGAGACAGCTCAGGATCTGGCGAGATGGCTGTCGGAAAGGTCCCTCGTGGCCTGAGCCGGCGCCGGCGCCGGGTCCGGGTCCGGGTCCGGGTCCACATCGTCGAACCGGCTCTCCGCGCGGCAACACCGGCTTGTGGCGCGGATGTTCTGTTCGGATGCCGCTGTGGTTCAAGTGCCGGGCGTACCGATCAACCTAGGCTCCGGCGGTAGGGCAAACCCGAGCAGTTCCGGGCCCTGTTGCATACGAAAGACGAGAGACTCGTGAACCAAGAGAGTTCGACCCGCATGGTTGCCATCACTCGTGCCCGTGCCGGCTCAGGCATGGACATCCTGAGCGAAGCGATCGGCAGCGTGCGGATCGGGCGGGCCGAGGCCTGCCGGGTCAGGGAGTCGGGCTCTTGGGGCATGCGATTCCCCGCCTTCGCGGGCAGCGGGTTCCACATCCTCCTGCGGGGCAGTGGCTGGCTGATCCCGGCAACCGGCCGGCCGCGTGCACTCAAGGCGGGCGATGTCGTTCTCACCCCGTTCGGTGCCGAACTCGGATTCAGTCACGCGCCAGGCCTGCTCAAGGACTTGCCCCCGGCGGCAGAGGTCGTGCGCGAGGATCCGCACAGTCCCGACCCGAGCAGTCCCGATCCGAGCAGTCCCGATCCGGCCGACGTCGAGTTCCTCTGCGGCGCGTACTGGCTCGACCACGGTCAAGTACATCCGTACTTGAGAGCGTTGCCCGAGGTCCTCGTGGTTTCACCGGGCCATGACCGCGCCTTGCAACTGCGGTTGCTGGCCGATCTGCTGGCCGTGGACGTGTCCGAGACACAACCGGGCAGTGGGGCGACCCGCCCCGCGCTCCTGGACCTGCTGCTGACCCACGCTCTGCGCCAATGGCTGGAGCAGAACCGCGACGCCGACCGGCCGGAGATCGGCGATCCCGCCATCGCCGTCGCCTTGCGCGAGATCCATTCGAGCCTGCACAAGCCGTGGACGGTGCAGCAGCTCGGCCAGAGTGTAGGGATGTCGCGGACTGCGTTCACCAAACGATTCACCGCGATGGTGGGAACGCCACCCATGACGTACCTGACCGGTCGGCGCCTGAGCCACGGGGCCCGTCTGCTCCGGGAGACCAAGGCGCCACTGGCGAACATCGCCCGTCAGGTCGGCTACTCGACGGAATTCGCGTTCGGAGCCGCTTTCCGCCGTGAGTACGGCATTTCACCAGGCCGTTTCCGTGACCTGGAGTCCCGCCGGGCCTGTGGAGCCTGACCCGGGCGATGGGGCCGGCCAGGCTCAGGCGAGGAGGGTTCCGTGGGCGGTGATGACCGTTGATCCTTCGACCTCGACCGTGTCCAGTTGACGGCTGTTGCCCTCTGCCCTGGCGAACATCTGGGACGGGCGGCCCATCTCCACACCTTGGACGATCTCGATCCGCTTCCCGAACGGGACGAGTCCGTAGCGCGCGAGATGCACCGCGAGCGGGCCGGCGGCCGATCCCGTCCCCGCGTCCTCGCTCACGCCGTAGGCCGGGGAGAACATCCGCATCCGCCAGTGCTCTCCCGAACCCGTGAAACAGATGGCGGCCATGTCCGGGTGTCTCGCCAGCGCCCGCAGATCGGGCTGGACCCGGGCGAGGGCCGCCACACTCTCGACTCCGACGTAGACGTGCCGGGGCCCGTTGCGGTAGGCGTCCACCGGAAGGGTCGAGGATTCGAGGCCGAGCGCGTCGAGGAGTTCGCCCTGCCGCCCGTATGGCTCCCGGACCGGGATCGGCTGGCGCATGGCGGCCGTGACCGTCCGCTCGCGTCGATGGCTGAATTCGATCGGGATGGTGCCGCCCGCGGTTTCGAGCCGTAACCGGTCCACCGCCGTTGACACGCCCAGCACCGCGGCTGTGCCCAGTACCGGGTGCCCGGCGAACGGCAGTTCGTTGACCGGGGTGAAGATGCGGACCCTCCGGTCGCCGTCGGCCCGGGCGGGGAGGACGAACGTCGTCTCCGAGAGGTTCATCTCGCGGGCGATCAGCTGCATCCTCTCGGCGGGGATGCCGACCGCGTCCGGGAAGACGGCCAGGGGGTTGCCCTGCAGGGCGACCGTGGTGAACACGTCGACGATCACGTACTGGTGCATGGTGGGTTCAGTCTCCTGCCGCTGCTCTGCCTGCCAGGGCGCCGAACACGAGGGCCTGGCCGATCGTCGCGCCGGTGCCCGGGTAGGCGGACCCGAACGGGCCGGCGGCGACGTTGCCCGCGGCGTACAGCCCCGGTACGGCCGTTCCGTCGTCTCGCAGTACACGCCCGTCGGGATCGGTGTGCGGGCCGCCGCTGGTTCCGCCGAGTCCGGGGCGTACCGGCACGGCGTAGAAGGGTGGTGAGTACAGGGGACCCAACGTCGGGTGGACGGCGCCGGGATCGCCCATGACGCCGTCGTAGGGGTTCGTTCCTCGGTCGTGGTCCGGATCCTCGCCGGCGGCCGCCGCCCAGTTGAATCGGCTGATCGTCTTGGCGAGCGCGTCGCCCGGGACATCGATGAGACGCGCCAACTCCAGCAGTGTGCAGGCGCGTTGCAGCCAGTCCGGGTCGGGGTCACCGGGGCGGACCGGGCCGATCGGATAGCGGCGGCGGTGGGCGGCGTCGACGATCAGCCAGGACGGTTCGGTCGGGTGCAGCGATCGGCCGACCTCGTGGTAGCTCCGGGCCTCGTTGGTGAACCGGTGACCGTCGCAGTCGACCAGCACCGCACCGGGGCGCGCACGCTCGGCGAGGAGGATCCGGTGCACGGGTTGGCCGTCGATCGCGTCGCCGGGTATCCGGATCGTCGGGCACCACCAGGCCTGCGACGTGTTGTGCAGCGCGGCCCCGGCGGCGATGGCCATGCGCAGCCCGTCACCGCGGGCGCCCGGTGCTCCGGTGAGGCCGGCAACCGGGCCGCCGAGGAATCGCCGGACGAACGCCTCGTCGCGTTCGAAGCCACCCGTCGCGAGTACGACCCGTCCGTCGAGCGGAGTGCCGTCGACCGCCACGCCGGTGCCGAGGAACCTCGTCGCTCTGGCGTGTGTGCGGATGGTGACGCCCGCGTCGATGGCGGCCGTGAGCAGTGCGGCCACCAGTGCCTGCCCCGCGGTGTGTATTCCGGCCTGTCTGCGCTGCCCGATGAGGTCGGGTGCGGCTTTGCCGGTGAGGAGTTCGGTGAGGGTCGCCCGCGACCGCCAGGGCAGGGCGGCGCGCATGAGGGCGGCGACCTGCGGTGTGGTGCGGAACGGCCGTGGTTCGAGCGACCGTCCGGCGCCGTACCCGCCCGGCAGCGTGCCGTGGCAGTCCGGTATGGGAAGGGTGGCCCAGCGCAGCGGTGTCCTCATCTCGAGCCATTCGGCCACGCGCGGTGCCTCGTCGACGAACCGGTCGGACATGGCGGTGTCCGCGGGCACGTACCCGTATTCGTCGGAGCGGCTGAGCGAACTCAGATACGTACGGGCGCGTTGCCGGGTGTCGTCGGCGGCAAGCGGCAGGTGGTTGCCGGGCAGCCAGGCCGCCCCGCTGGACAGGGCGGTGGTGCCGCCGATCGTCGAGGTCGCTTCGACAACTGTGACCTCGGCGCCCGATTCCCGTGCCGACAGGGCCGCGGCCAGCCCCGCCGCGCCCGAACCGACGACGACCACCGAGGTCATGCCACCTCCCCGTC contains:
- a CDS encoding DedA family protein produces the protein MPDWINLAESLIASPTLYAVLIAVSLLDSFLPLIPSEPVVIIAGIAGATGQTNIMLVIASTTAGAFLGDLVPYSIGRLMGERALKRLPVGTKRRKAYDRFERELELRGGFVLVSTRFIPVGRYLATGTAGVVRYPLRRFMLYVAISTSTWSAYTALSGYLGGVFFQENTLLSIAVGVGFALAVTGAVEFSRYVRRRNNPAHPVQRH
- a CDS encoding AraC family transcriptional regulator, whose amino-acid sequence is MVAITRARAGSGMDILSEAIGSVRIGRAEACRVRESGSWGMRFPAFAGSGFHILLRGSGWLIPATGRPRALKAGDVVLTPFGAELGFSHAPGLLKDLPPAAEVVREDPHSPDPSSPDPSSPDPADVEFLCGAYWLDHGQVHPYLRALPEVLVVSPGHDRALQLRLLADLLAVDVSETQPGSGATRPALLDLLLTHALRQWLEQNRDADRPEIGDPAIAVALREIHSSLHKPWTVQQLGQSVGMSRTAFTKRFTAMVGTPPMTYLTGRRLSHGARLLRETKAPLANIARQVGYSTEFAFGAAFRREYGISPGRFRDLESRRACGA
- a CDS encoding PhzF family phenazine biosynthesis protein, whose translation is MHQYVIVDVFTTVALQGNPLAVFPDAVGIPAERMQLIAREMNLSETTFVLPARADGDRRVRIFTPVNELPFAGHPVLGTAAVLGVSTAVDRLRLETAGGTIPIEFSHRRERTVTAAMRQPIPVREPYGRQGELLDALGLESSTLPVDAYRNGPRHVYVGVESVAALARVQPDLRALARHPDMAAICFTGSGEHWRMRMFSPAYGVSEDAGTGSAAGPLAVHLARYGLVPFGKRIEIVQGVEMGRPSQMFARAEGNSRQLDTVEVEGSTVITAHGTLLA
- a CDS encoding FAD-dependent oxidoreductase: MTSVVVVGSGAAGLAAALSARESGAEVTVVEATSTIGGTTALSSGAAWLPGNHLPLAADDTRQRARTYLSSLSRSDEYGYVPADTAMSDRFVDEAPRVAEWLEMRTPLRWATLPIPDCHGTLPGGYGAGRSLEPRPFRTTPQVAALMRAALPWRSRATLTELLTGKAAPDLIGQRRQAGIHTAGQALVAALLTAAIDAGVTIRTHARATRFLGTGVAVDGTPLDGRVVLATGGFERDEAFVRRFLGGPVAGLTGAPGARGDGLRMAIAAGAALHNTSQAWWCPTIRIPGDAIDGQPVHRILLAERARPGAVLVDCDGHRFTNEARSYHEVGRSLHPTEPSWLIVDAAHRRRYPIGPVRPGDPDPDWLQRACTLLELARLIDVPGDALAKTISRFNWAAAAGEDPDHDRGTNPYDGVMGDPGAVHPTLGPLYSPPFYAVPVRPGLGGTSGGPHTDPDGRVLRDDGTAVPGLYAAGNVAAGPFGSAYPGTGATIGQALVFGALAGRAAAGD